The DNA region ATGATCGTCACCTTAAGTTTTTTGATGTATTCCCAGATCAGCCGCCTTGTCTGCGAATCGAGCCCCAGCGTCGGCTCATCTAGAAAAAGGACTTTTGGGGTATGGATCAGTCCCCGGGCGATCTCCAAACGGCGTTTCATCCCGCCGGAATAATTCCGGACGAGGACGTTGGCTTTTTCAGCGAGTTCAACCAGGTCGAGGAGTCCCTTGATCCGTTGATTACGGGTCGTTTTATCGATCCCGTACATCATAGCGTGAAACTCGAGGTTTTCCCGGCCGGTCAGCCGGGAGTCAAGAGCCGGTTCCTGAAAGACGATCCCGATGTTTTTGCGGACCTCATTCCGGAATTTGGTCACGTCAAAACCGGCGACCGAAGCAAACCCGCTGGTTGGTTTTAAGAGGGTGGCCAGGATGTTGATGGTTGTGGTTTTACCAGCCCCGTTGGGGCCGAGCAGGCCAAAGCATTCACCTTCGTCGACCGAAAAAGAGATGTTGTCGACCGCCATAAATTCTTTGAATTTTTTGACCAGATTTTTAACTTCGATTGTGGGCATAGAGCTATTATAGCAAAATTAAGCGGGGAGAGAAAAATAAAAGCGGGAGCCTTTGCCGACCGTGCTTTCAACTCCGATCTTACCGCCATGGGCTTCGACCGCCAGTTTACAGAAAGTCAGCCCAAGACCGGTGTCTATTTTTGTTTTCATAGTCTGGTCCGTGACCTTGAAGAATTTATCAAAAACTCGACCCAGGCTCTCTGCCGGGATCCCTTCGCCGGAATCAATGACTTCAAAAAGAACCTGGTTGCCGTCCTTTTTGATCTGCAGATTTATTTTTCCGCCCTGGGGAGTATGCTTGATCGAATTGGAGAGGAGATTTTCCAGGACACGAGTAACCAAGTTCTGATCCGCGGTAATTGAGAGCTCTCCGATCTGATTAAAAACCACTTCTTTTTCTTGCTGTTGGCCCAAGCTGATTATCCAGACCAGGTTTTTGACCAGTTCCTGCGCGGAAAAAGTTGTTTTTGCCAGTTCAAGTTTATTATCTTCCATCTTTTTAATGTCCAGGATGTCCATGATTAAATTAAACAGCTTCTTCGCGCTGGAAGAGACGATTTGAACCAGTTTCTTTTGCCCGTCATTGACCGGTCCGACTTGGCCGGTGAGAAGCAGGTCGGCGGAGCCCTGAATGCCGGTCAGCGGATTTTTGAGATCATGAATGATCATGTGGGTCAGGTCGTCTTGGAGCTTTTCTAATTTAATCCGTTCCGAAACGTCGCTGATCATGGTCAGGTTCCTGATTGGCAGGCCCTTTTCATCTTTCATTGTCGTGTCGACGACTCGGCCATTCATAATTGCCCCATTTCGATTGACAAAGGTTATGTCATAAGAGGGCGAGACCTTACCCAGTAAACGCTGGGAAAAGTTTTTCATCATGGCCGCTTTGCTCTCTTCGGTCAGGAAGGGGAGGAGGATCAAATTCTTACCGAGAATCTCGTCGGTTTTATAACCCAACCAGTCCTGCAGGCGATTATTAGCGGAGAGAACAATGCCGTTGGTGTCGGTCAAAAGGATCGCTTCCGGAGAGATCTCAAAGATGGACTGATATTTTCTTTCGATATCTTGGTAAAACTCGTTGATGGTGGCCGCTTCTTTTGTCCACTGCCGGATGCTGGCATAAATCATTAACATGGAAGCGGCCCAGACCATAAAGATCGGGAAAACATATTCGACCCCGATTCTAACATCGAGATACATGGCCAAAGTCGCGATGATACCGAGGCAATACATGGTCAATAACCAGCCAAAGGTCATCAAAAGTTCTAATTTACCAAAGATCGACTTGTGGACGTTTAGATAAAATTGGTAAGAGGAAAAAAGAAAGTATAAGCTCCCAACGATTAAACACGGCCAGCCGATTGCTAATATTATCAAGCGCATGATTTCAATGGTCATCGGGGATAATATAGCATGTTTATAAGAAAAACATAAGCTTAGGCTGATGAAAAAGGATATTTTGGAAGCCTGAGACTGCCTACCGGCAGGCAGGCAATATCCCGCCACGGCGGGCAGGCGTCTCGGCTTCCAATTTAACCGCGCACTTAAGTGCGCGGTTAAATAAAACTTCCAAAATAAGTTATTTTAGTCGAGAAACGGAAACCGCGGCGATATTGCCGCAGGTTTCCGTTTCTCATTGACAGTCTTTTTCATCAGTCTAGGCTTGATTTATGGCGGCTTAGTAAGCGACGTATAAGAGGATCGCCAGAAAATGAAGGAACGAGCCGAGCAGAACGAAGAGATGCCAGAGCTCATGGAAGCCGAAAGTTTTGGAAATATTCGGTTTTTTTAAGGCATAAACGATGCCGCCAAGCGAATAAGCGATGCCCCCGGCCAGCAGCAGCCAAAGCCCATTAAGAGGGAGAGCCGAAAGTAACGGGTTAACGGCGATGACGATCATCCAGCCCATTCCTAAATAAATGATGGTGGTAAAGAGCCGATTAACATTAATATAGACCGATTGGATTATTACCCCAAGCAGGGCCAATCCCCAAATAATGCCAAAGAGCGACCAGCCCCATGGCCCTTGAAGAGTGACCAGGCAAAAAGGGGTATAGGTCCCGGCGATTAGGAGATAGATCGATAAGTGGTCGAGTTTCCGCAGGAACGTCAACCGTTCATTCGCCGGACCAGAGACCCAATGGTAGAGGGTGCTGAAGTTATAAAGAAGGATTAGCGTTCCACCATAAAGGGCGAACGAGACGACTTTCCAGGCGGAATCATGCCCGGCGACGACCAGTATGACCAAGGCGGCAATCGATAACAAAGTGCCGATGAAATGGAGCCAACCACTAAGCGGTTCTCTTAAGCGCATAAGACAATTATACACTTATCCTGAAATTATTCGCTTTTAACAGCGATAAAAAAGTGACGATACTAAGGAGTATTCAATGAAAGTTTATTGCGGAACTCATTTTCGGTCCGGCGAGATCATTAAATCTTATATAAACGCGCAAAGAACCTGCCAGCAAAAGGTCCGTTCCGGGTGGCAGGCCAATTTTGCCGGCATAATCTGCCTTGATGCGAACCGCGGGCTTATCCAATTTTCGGCGACGACCGGGACAGACATCGATATCCCCAGCCATAAAATCGGGATCCCGATCTGGACCCATTCCGAGATCGCCCGGCATTCGCTCAACGATTGGGGTAGACTGCCGTTGAAATTTGCCCCCGGCTTACCGCCCCATCATCCTGTCCGTTCAATCAGGGTGATGAGCTTTTCGCCGATCCCGGATGTGTCGCTGACCTTTATTAATACGGCGCCGGAAGCGGGGTTTTTGTTTTCCTGGGAAGAGCAAGTGAGTGGCGGGCCAAGATCCCTCCCTTTTGGGGAATTTTTCCGGGAAGATAACCTTCTCCGTTACGGCGATCGGGCCAATGTTCTGGCTAAGCTGGGGGAAGGGAAGAGCTACAGCGAAAAGTGTGACTTTTTTGTTTTCCCGACCGACCCGGCATCCGATGCTATTCATGTCCACGCCACTAATTATGTCCGTTTGGACGGCGACTTTCGCCGGTTCGCCCTGGAAGTGATTTCCAAATAAAGTGAAATTATCCTTGATAGCTATCGATAACTAATTGAAGAGGTTCAGCTTTGCTGGCTTCTCCGGGAAAAGTCTTGACACGTTTTGCAAGCGATGCTAATATTTCCCCGTAATGGTCGAAGTTAATGCGCTGATGTATAAAGTTACATTTGATGCCCACGGTTCTGCCCCGGTTATCAGTGGTCCCCGTGACCTCACGCCATTAATCGCAGAAGAATCCAAAAGGAGTTTATACGCATGAAAAGTATTTTTGTAGGTAATCTGCCATGGTCCGTGGGCGATGCCGATCTTCAGGCTAAGTTTTCTGAATTCGGCAACGTTATCTCGGCCCGTGTCGTCAACGATAAGTTCTCGGGCAAGTCCCGGGGCTTTGGTTTTGTTGACATGGAAGATTCCGACGCCGAAAAAGCTATTGCCGGGATGACCGGTTATAAGTGGGGCGATCGGGAAGTCACCGTTAACGAAGCTCGTCCGAAGACCGAGGGTGGTCGCGGCGGGGATCGTGGCGGACGCAGGGATTTCGACCGGTTCTAACCGGATTATTTCCTGTAAATCGAACGGTCCGGGGTCAAACCCGGACCGTTTTTTTATGTTTGACAGGCTTTTAGGGCAAGTGCTAGAATACTAAATAGGGAACGCCCCGATCCACGACTCGGGGCTTTTTTTTGACCAAATGAAAGCAATACTCGCACTAGAAGACGGGACAATATTCGAAGGGCGATCTTTCGGAGCGGTAGGGGAAAGATCGGGAGAAGTTGTTTTCAATACCTCGCTCACCGGCTACCAGGAGATCTTAACCGACCCTTCCTATAAAGGCCAGATCGTCTGCATGACTTATCCTTTAATTGGTAATTACGGGATAAATGAGGCTGACCTGGAATCGGCTATCCCCCATTGTGAAGGGTTCGTGGTCCGCGAAAACTCCACCATCGCCTCCAATTTTCGCTCTACCGGCAAGCTTGATGACTACCTGAAGAAACACGGCATTATCGGTATTGAAGGGATCGACACCCGGATGCTGACCAGGCGCCTCCGTTTGCAGGGCTCCCTCAAAGGGGTCATTACCACCGGGGGTGACGATTCCGCCGCTTTGGTCAAGAAGGCCAAAGAGTCGGCTGGGGTCGAAGGGGTTGATCTGGTTAAAATCGTCACCTGCAAAAAGCCATATGTATGGAATGAAACCGAATATGCGAATAAGACCGAATGCACGAATAGGAACGAATACGCGAATAAAAAGTACCACATTGTTGCTTATGATTTTGGGATCAAGTTTAATATTTTGCGTAATTTCCAGCGGCTTGGCTGTAAGGTGACGGTTGTTCCGGCGACGACGCTGGCGGCCGATGTTTTGGCCATGAACCCGGATGGGATCTTCCTTTCCAACGGTCCGGCCGATCCGGCGGCGGTCACCTACGCGATCGAAAACATCAAACAATTGATCGGCAAAAAGCCGATCTTTGGGATCTGTCTTGGCCACCAGCTGCTGGGATTAGCAATGGGGGCTAAGACCTATAAGCTTAAATTTGGCCATCATGGCGGCAATCAGCCGACCCTTGACCTAAACACTCGCAAAGTCGATATTACCTCGCAAAACCACGGCTTCGCCGTTGATCCCAAAACCTTTACCAGCGAGATGGAAGTGACCCACATTAACCTGAACGACGAAACGGTCGAAGGGTTTCGGCATACTAACCTGCCGGTCTTTTCGGTCCAGTACCACCCGGAAGCGGGACCGGGACCGCATGACGCGAACTATTTATTCGCTAATTTTATTAAAATGGTTGAGGCGAATAAATAAATGACCAATGACAAATTTCAAATGACAAATGAAGGTATGGAAACCTGCGGCAATATCGCCGCGGTTTCCATGTGTTTAAATTAATGGCAACGATTATTTCGAGCATTTGGGCCTGCTTAAGTAGTAATGTGCCATTTTTGTCTTTTTTAATATTATTAATTGCTAATTTAATAACTGTAATTATTTGGATTTGGGAACATTATTTCAGGAATTATAGGAATCGCTATGAGTTAAAGCCAAGACATATTCGATGGATTGAAGGCATGAAGGATAGAATATCATTAGAGTTTACAAAAAGAGGGAAATTTGGCGATGATCAGCAGTTTGTAAATTATAAAGGTGGAGCAATATTTTGTTTCTGTTTGATAAATAAAGGAACATCTGATGATTACATTTACAGTGCAAAAATCATTAATGAACAAGGCAAAGAAAAAGATGTATCTACAGAATGTATAATAAAAGGAGTGGAGATATCTGGCCAAAATGATTATGAGTATTTTTATGAGAATTTACCTCATGGCATAAAGGCTCTTCAGGGAGAAGTGTGGTTTGTTGGTGTTGAGGATAACGAATTTGTTAATTGCAAAAAAGGTACGCTTGAAATTGAGACGGCGGCAAAAAAATATCCATTGCAAATTACAGAAGAAATGTTTGTTAAATCAATGGGAACACTTCCGTATAATAAAGATGTGAAGATTCAACATGGAAACCGCGACGTTTAGCCGTGCCTGCCGGCAGGCAGGTCGCAGGTTTCCAGAAAATGTGAAACCAGGAAGCCGCGACGATATTGTCGCGTGCTTCCCGAAAAGGATAGATTAAATTGCCAAAAAGAACTGATATAAAGAAAATCATGATCATCGGGGCCGGGCCGATCGTTATCGGCCAGGCGTGCGAGTTTGATTATTCCGGTTCGCAGGCTTGCAAAGCCCTGCGGGAAGAAGGGTACGAAGTTGTCCTGATCAACTCCAACCCGGCGACGATCATGACCGATCCGGAGCTCGCTCACCGGACCTATGTTGAGCCGATTACCCCGGAGATGTGCGCCAAGATCATCGAAAAAGAACGGCCGGACGCTTTGCTTCCGACCCTTGGCGGGCAGACCGCTCTCAACACTGCCGTTAAACTGGCGGAGATGGGAGTCCTGGAAAAGTTCAAGGTTGAAGTGATCGGTGCCAACATCGCTTCGATCAAAATGGCGGAAGAGCGGGACCTTTTTAAACAAGCGATGGAAAAAGCGGGGCTCGATGTCCCCAAGTCCGGCTTTGCCCATAACATGGAAGAGGCGAGAGCAACGATGGAGAAAGTTGGCCTGCCGGTCATTATTCGGCCGAGCTTTACCCTGGGGGGGACCGGTTCCGGGATCGCCTATAACATCGACGAGTTCGAAAAAGTCGCCAAGCTTGGCCTGGAACTTTCGCCGACCAGCGAGATCCTGATCGAAGAGAATCTGACCGGTTGGAAAGAGTACGAGCTGGAAGTGATGCGCGACAAGAAAGACAACGTTGTCATAATCTGTTCGATCGAGAACTTTGACCCGATGGGGGTCCACACCGGCGACTCGATCACCGTTGCCCCGGCCCAGACCCTGACCGACCGGGAATACCAGAACCTGCGCGACCAGTCGATCGCGGTCATTCGGGCGATCGGGGTTGAGACCGGCGGTTCCAACATCCAATTTGCCGTCCACCCGGATACCGGGCGGGTAGTAATTATTGAAATGAACCCGCGGGTCTCCCGCTCTTCGGCCCTGGCTTCCAAGGCGACCGGCTTCCCGATCGCTAAATTTGCCGCCAAGCTGGCGGTTGGCTACACGCTAGATGAGATCCCCAACGACATTACCAAAGAGACGCCGGCTTCCTTTGAGCCGTCGATCGACTACTGCGTTGTTAAGATCCCGCGCTTTACTTTCGAAAAATTCCCCGACGCTGAACCGGTGATCGGGACCTCGATGAAGTCGGTCGGCGAAACGATGGCAATTGGCCGGACCTTTAAAGAGGCTTTGCAAAAAGGGCTTCGCTCTTTAGAAATCGGCCGGGCCGGGCTTGGGGCCGATGGGAAAGATGAAATCGATCAGCAACTCATTAACGCTAAGCTGACGATCCCGAACCCCGACCGGATCTTTTACGTTAAAGCCGCCCTGCAAAACGGGATGACTCTGGACGAAGTATTTGAACTTTCCAAGATCGACCGCTGGTTTTTGCAGAACATGAAGGAGATTATTGACGAAGAAAAGGTAATTAGGGGATTAGGGAAAAAGGTCTTGGATGACAAAGAATCATTATATAAAGCGAAACAATTTGGTTTTTCCGATAAGCAATTGGCCTATTTGACCGGGGAAACGCCGGAAGAGGTTAGGAAGAAACGGAAGGGGTTGGGGATTGCGGCGGTTTTTAAGCTGGTCGACACCTGCGCCGCTGAATTTGAAGCCTATACCCCTTATTATTATTCGACTTACGAGACCGAATGCGAAGTTCGGATCTCAAAAAAGAAAAAGATCATGATCCTGGGTGGGGGACCGAACCGGATCGGACAGGGGATCGAGTTCGATTACTGCTGTGTCCACGCCTCGTTCGCGATCCGCGAAGAAGGGTTGGAATCGATCATGGTCAACTCTAACCCGGAAACGGTTTCAACCGATTACGATACCTCCGACCGGCTTTACTTTGAACCGGTGACGGTCGAAGATGTCTTGAACATTGTCGATAAGGAAAAGCCGGATGGGGTCATCGTCCAGTTCGGCGGCCAAACCCCGCTCAATATCGCCCTAGCGCTGGAGAAAGCGGGAGTGCCGATCATTGGAACATCCCCAGCCTCGATCGATCGGGCGGAAGATCGGAAACGGTTCGCGGCAATGCTCCGCAAACTAAAACTTAACCAGGCTCCCAACGGGACCGCGGTCTCCAAAGTCGAAGCGAAAAAGATCGCCACCCGGATCGGCTATCCGGTCCTGGTCCGGCCGAGCTATGTTCTTGGCGGGCGGGCAATGCGGCTGGTCTACGGCGAAGATGAACTGGAAGACTTCATGCAGAACGCGGTTAAAGTTTCGCCGGAACATCCGATCCTGGTCGACAAGTTCCTCGATGACGCGATCGAGGTCGACGTCGATTGCGTTTCAGACGGAAAACAAACGGTGATCTGCGGCATTATGGAGCATATTGAAGAAGCCGGGATCCATTCAGGCGATTCCGCCTGTTCGATCCCGCCGTATTCACTAAGCAAAACGGTGATCGAAACGATCAAGAAGAACACTTATGCCATGGCCAAGGAGCTTAAAGTTATCGGCTTGATGAACACCCAGTTCGCAATCAAGGGCGGAAAGGTTTACGTCCTTGAAGTTAATCCGCGCGCTTCCCGGACCGTTCCTTTTGTCAGCAAAGCGACCGGCGTTCCCTGGGCGAAAGTCGCCACTAAAGTTATGCTCGGCAAATCGCTCAAAGAGCAGAAGATCGGCGAAGTCGAGGTCAAACATTTTTCCGTGAAAGAAGCGGTCTTCCCCTTTAACCGTTTTCCGGGCGTTGACGCGGTTCTCGGGCCTGAAATGCGCTCGACCGGCGAAGTGATGGGGATAGACGTCGATTTCGGTTCCGCTTTTATGAAGTCGCAGATCGCCGCCGGCCAGCGCCTGCCGCTGGAAGGAAAAGTTTTTGTTTCCGTGAAAGATAAGGACAAACGCTCGATCGTTTACGTGGTTAAAAAACTGATCGACCTTGGTTTCCAGATCGTCGCGACCCCTGGGACCGCCGATGTCATGAAAAAAGCGGGGATCGAGGTCCAGGAGGTCCAGCGGATCGGCGAAGGCCGTCCCGATATCATGGACCTGCTTAAGAATAACGAGATCAACCTGATCATTAACACCCCTTCAGAGATAAAGAAGCAGAAAGTGGATGAAAGCAAGATCCGCTTCAGCGCGGTCGTTCACGGGATCCCGCTGGTTACCACGATCTCCGGCGCCCAAGCGTCGGTGAGCGGGATCGAAGCGGCCAAGAAGAAGGGCTTTGGCGTGAAGGCGCTTCAGGACTACTAAAACCTCCCGCTCTATAAACTCCCCTTTTATTTTGTTGCCTTAATGTTATAATTCAGCGTTCATTGTTTACATTATATTAGTGAGGTTAATCGGCATAATGCAGTCCAAGCTAAAAAAAATCGGACGCTTTTGCTTTGGTGTTATATTACTTGGGGCTATTTGCCCTGCTGTTTTTGCCGCCGACTATTACGTTGACGCTGCCGCTTCGACCGGTAACTTGACCGGTGATGGAACCTCCGGTAACCCCTGGCAGACCATGACCTTTGCGCTAACCCAAACAACCACCGGCGATGTTATCCACGCCGCCGCCGGGATATATAAAGCTTCGGGGATGACCGGCTCCAATGAAACTTTTCCGCTGACCATAAGCAAGTATCGTACGCT from Candidatus Margulisiibacteriota bacterium includes:
- the carB gene encoding carbamoyl-phosphate synthase large subunit; this encodes MPKRTDIKKIMIIGAGPIVIGQACEFDYSGSQACKALREEGYEVVLINSNPATIMTDPELAHRTYVEPITPEMCAKIIEKERPDALLPTLGGQTALNTAVKLAEMGVLEKFKVEVIGANIASIKMAEERDLFKQAMEKAGLDVPKSGFAHNMEEARATMEKVGLPVIIRPSFTLGGTGSGIAYNIDEFEKVAKLGLELSPTSEILIEENLTGWKEYELEVMRDKKDNVVIICSIENFDPMGVHTGDSITVAPAQTLTDREYQNLRDQSIAVIRAIGVETGGSNIQFAVHPDTGRVVIIEMNPRVSRSSALASKATGFPIAKFAAKLAVGYTLDEIPNDITKETPASFEPSIDYCVVKIPRFTFEKFPDAEPVIGTSMKSVGETMAIGRTFKEALQKGLRSLEIGRAGLGADGKDEIDQQLINAKLTIPNPDRIFYVKAALQNGMTLDEVFELSKIDRWFLQNMKEIIDEEKVIRGLGKKVLDDKESLYKAKQFGFSDKQLAYLTGETPEEVRKKRKGLGIAAVFKLVDTCAAEFEAYTPYYYSTYETECEVRISKKKKIMILGGGPNRIGQGIEFDYCCVHASFAIREEGLESIMVNSNPETVSTDYDTSDRLYFEPVTVEDVLNIVDKEKPDGVIVQFGGQTPLNIALALEKAGVPIIGTSPASIDRAEDRKRFAAMLRKLKLNQAPNGTAVSKVEAKKIATRIGYPVLVRPSYVLGGRAMRLVYGEDELEDFMQNAVKVSPEHPILVDKFLDDAIEVDVDCVSDGKQTVICGIMEHIEEAGIHSGDSACSIPPYSLSKTVIETIKKNTYAMAKELKVIGLMNTQFAIKGGKVYVLEVNPRASRTVPFVSKATGVPWAKVATKVMLGKSLKEQKIGEVEVKHFSVKEAVFPFNRFPGVDAVLGPEMRSTGEVMGIDVDFGSAFMKSQIAAGQRLPLEGKVFVSVKDKDKRSIVYVVKKLIDLGFQIVATPGTADVMKKAGIEVQEVQRIGEGRPDIMDLLKNNEINLIINTPSEIKKQKVDESKIRFSAVVHGIPLVTTISGAQASVSGIEAAKKKGFGVKALQDY
- the carA gene encoding glutamine-hydrolyzing carbamoyl-phosphate synthase small subunit, producing MKAILALEDGTIFEGRSFGAVGERSGEVVFNTSLTGYQEILTDPSYKGQIVCMTYPLIGNYGINEADLESAIPHCEGFVVRENSTIASNFRSTGKLDDYLKKHGIIGIEGIDTRMLTRRLRLQGSLKGVITTGGDDSAALVKKAKESAGVEGVDLVKIVTCKKPYVWNETEYANKTECTNRNEYANKKYHIVAYDFGIKFNILRNFQRLGCKVTVVPATTLAADVLAMNPDGIFLSNGPADPAAVTYAIENIKQLIGKKPIFGICLGHQLLGLAMGAKTYKLKFGHHGGNQPTLDLNTRKVDITSQNHGFAVDPKTFTSEMEVTHINLNDETVEGFRHTNLPVFSVQYHPEAGPGPHDANYLFANFIKMVEANK
- a CDS encoding hemolysin III family protein, which translates into the protein MRLREPLSGWLHFIGTLLSIAALVILVVAGHDSAWKVVSFALYGGTLILLYNFSTLYHWVSGPANERLTFLRKLDHLSIYLLIAGTYTPFCLVTLQGPWGWSLFGIIWGLALLGVIIQSVYINVNRLFTTIIYLGMGWMIVIAVNPLLSALPLNGLWLLLAGGIAYSLGGIVYALKKPNISKTFGFHELWHLFVLLGSFLHFLAILLYVAY
- a CDS encoding PAS domain-containing sensor histidine kinase → MTIEIMRLIILAIGWPCLIVGSLYFLFSSYQFYLNVHKSIFGKLELLMTFGWLLTMYCLGIIATLAMYLDVRIGVEYVFPIFMVWAASMLMIYASIRQWTKEAATINEFYQDIERKYQSIFEISPEAILLTDTNGIVLSANNRLQDWLGYKTDEILGKNLILLPFLTEESKAAMMKNFSQRLLGKVSPSYDITFVNRNGAIMNGRVVDTTMKDEKGLPIRNLTMISDVSERIKLEKLQDDLTHMIIHDLKNPLTGIQGSADLLLTGQVGPVNDGQKKLVQIVSSSAKKLFNLIMDILDIKKMEDNKLELAKTTFSAQELVKNLVWIISLGQQQEKEVVFNQIGELSITADQNLVTRVLENLLSNSIKHTPQGGKINLQIKKDGNQVLFEVIDSGEGIPAESLGRVFDKFFKVTDQTMKTKIDTGLGLTFCKLAVEAHGGKIGVESTVGKGSRFYFSLPA
- a CDS encoding RNA-binding protein, yielding MKSIFVGNLPWSVGDADLQAKFSEFGNVISARVVNDKFSGKSRGFGFVDMEDSDAEKAIAGMTGYKWGDREVTVNEARPKTEGGRGGDRGGRRDFDRF